From the genome of Naumannella halotolerans, one region includes:
- a CDS encoding error-prone DNA polymerase: protein MGFDNPPVRWSELEAKLSRRPMPADDRPRTHKRAPFRADPAAAPAGPVVPYAELHAHSAYSFLDGASMPEEMATEAHRLGLHALALTDHDGLYGAVRMAEAAQAYGDLRTVFGAELSIGRQGRTGMPDPEDDHLLLLARRQEGYRRLSLALTEGYLREGAEKGRPVHDLQDLAQRSGEQWMVLTGCRKGRVRRALVESGERAAYREIGELVDLFGKHNVLVELTDLGLPTDSTHNDQLARLAERHRLPVVATSAAHHATPQSHRLASALAAVRARSSLAELDGWLPPGAHLRSGAEMAHRFSRYPGATERTVEIADDLEFVLRTARPHLPDTEVPEGHSPMSWLRELVEQRMPQVYPEAVGNPDHEASRRIAEELAVISDKGFAGYFLIVHDLVSFARERGILCQGRGSAAASAVCYVLGITVIDSVFYRLPFERFLSALREEEPDIDVDFDSRRREEVIQYVYRRYGRRNAAQVSNVITYRPKNAIRDMAKALGYSTGQQDAWSKQIERWGSDFASTDHDIPPPVVELAQQLLKFPRHLGIHSGGMVLTDRPVSEVCPVEPARMENRTVLQWDKDDCAWMGLVKFDLLGLGMLAALQHTFDLVAAHLDERWRIETLPRNEPGVYDMLCRADAIGIFQVESRAQLGTLPRLRPRSFYDLAIEIALIRPGPIQGGAVHPYIRRRTGQDPVTYAHPLLEPVLERTLGIPLFQEQLIQMATTVGGCSMADADLLRRAMGSKRGVERIDELRAKLFEGMAANGITGELADSIYTQIEAFANFGFAESHSLSFAVLVYASSWLKLHYPAAFLAGLLRSQPMGFYSPATLTGDARRHGVRVLGPDLAVSGAQAGLEPIGGEAIGGGMADCLRDHTQAEVGQFDPDAPDRTDRHRRDHGLAVRLGLAEINLIGTDLAERIVAEREAGGAFVSIAELARRVGLDAAQLEALSLAGAFDSVAGSRRQALWQSGLVAGTGPGQLEVDLPSQPPLLPEPTPLELLGHDLRATGISPADHPMRHYRAEVAAAGVLPIEAMSEVEPGRRVLVAGVVTHRQRPMTAGGITFLNIEDETGLLNVIVTQGCWRKHRKVARTASAMIIRGILERSEHGVTNLYADQLVELVLRAATRSRDFQ from the coding sequence TCGACAATCCGCCGGTCCGCTGGAGCGAGCTGGAGGCGAAGCTGTCCCGGCGACCGATGCCGGCCGACGATCGCCCGCGGACGCACAAGCGAGCGCCCTTCCGGGCCGATCCGGCCGCGGCCCCCGCCGGTCCGGTGGTGCCCTATGCCGAGTTGCACGCCCATTCCGCCTACAGCTTTCTCGACGGCGCCTCGATGCCGGAGGAGATGGCGACCGAGGCCCATCGACTCGGACTGCATGCGCTGGCGCTGACCGACCACGACGGTCTCTACGGTGCGGTCCGGATGGCCGAGGCCGCCCAGGCCTACGGTGACCTGCGGACGGTCTTCGGTGCCGAACTGTCGATCGGCCGGCAGGGACGGACCGGTATGCCCGACCCGGAGGATGATCATCTGTTGCTGCTGGCCCGCCGGCAGGAGGGGTACCGGCGGTTGTCCCTGGCCCTCACCGAGGGATACCTGCGCGAGGGGGCGGAGAAGGGGCGGCCGGTGCATGATCTGCAGGATCTGGCGCAGCGTTCGGGTGAGCAGTGGATGGTGCTGACCGGTTGCCGCAAGGGGCGGGTACGGCGGGCGTTGGTCGAGTCGGGGGAGCGTGCGGCGTACCGCGAGATCGGTGAGCTGGTCGACCTCTTCGGGAAGCACAATGTGCTGGTCGAACTGACCGATCTGGGGTTGCCGACCGACAGCACCCACAATGATCAACTCGCCCGGCTGGCCGAGCGGCACCGGTTGCCGGTGGTGGCCACCAGTGCGGCCCATCACGCCACCCCGCAGAGCCATCGGCTGGCCAGTGCGCTGGCAGCGGTCCGGGCCCGCTCCTCGCTGGCCGAACTGGACGGCTGGCTGCCACCGGGTGCCCATCTGCGCAGCGGTGCGGAGATGGCCCACCGGTTCTCCCGCTATCCGGGGGCGACCGAACGGACGGTGGAGATCGCCGACGACCTCGAGTTCGTGCTGCGGACGGCCCGCCCCCACCTGCCCGACACCGAGGTGCCGGAGGGTCACAGCCCGATGAGCTGGCTGCGGGAGCTGGTGGAGCAGCGGATGCCACAGGTCTATCCCGAGGCGGTGGGCAATCCTGATCATGAGGCGAGCAGGCGGATCGCCGAGGAGTTGGCGGTGATCTCCGACAAGGGTTTCGCCGGCTACTTCCTGATCGTCCATGATCTGGTCAGCTTCGCCCGCGAACGCGGGATCCTCTGTCAGGGAAGGGGATCGGCGGCAGCCTCGGCGGTCTGTTACGTACTCGGGATCACCGTCATCGACTCGGTCTTCTACCGGCTGCCGTTCGAGCGTTTCCTCTCCGCCCTGCGGGAGGAGGAGCCCGACATCGATGTCGACTTCGACTCCCGCCGGCGTGAGGAGGTGATCCAGTACGTCTACCGCCGTTACGGTCGGCGCAATGCCGCCCAGGTGAGCAATGTGATCACCTACCGGCCGAAGAACGCCATCCGGGACATGGCCAAGGCGCTCGGATACAGCACCGGACAACAGGATGCCTGGTCCAAGCAGATCGAACGCTGGGGATCGGATTTCGCCAGCACCGACCACGACATTCCCCCACCGGTGGTCGAGCTGGCCCAGCAGTTGTTGAAGTTCCCCCGCCATCTCGGTATCCACTCCGGCGGCATGGTGTTGACCGATCGGCCGGTCTCGGAGGTCTGTCCGGTCGAACCGGCGCGGATGGAGAACCGGACGGTGTTGCAGTGGGACAAGGACGACTGCGCCTGGATGGGGCTGGTGAAGTTCGACCTGCTCGGCCTGGGGATGCTGGCCGCACTGCAGCACACCTTCGACCTGGTGGCAGCACACCTCGACGAGCGGTGGCGGATCGAGACCTTGCCACGCAACGAACCCGGGGTCTACGACATGTTGTGCCGGGCCGATGCGATCGGCATCTTCCAGGTCGAGTCCCGGGCGCAGCTGGGGACCCTGCCTCGGTTGCGGCCGCGCAGCTTCTACGATCTGGCGATCGAGATCGCACTGATCCGGCCCGGCCCGATCCAGGGCGGTGCGGTGCACCCCTACATCCGGCGTCGGACCGGTCAGGACCCGGTCACCTATGCCCATCCACTGCTGGAACCGGTACTGGAACGGACCCTGGGGATCCCGTTGTTCCAGGAGCAGTTGATCCAGATGGCGACCACCGTCGGCGGTTGCTCGATGGCCGACGCCGATCTGCTGCGGCGGGCGATGGGGTCGAAACGCGGTGTGGAGCGGATCGACGAGTTGCGGGCGAAACTCTTCGAGGGCATGGCGGCCAATGGCATCACCGGTGAACTGGCCGATTCGATCTACACCCAGATCGAGGCCTTCGCGAACTTCGGTTTCGCCGAGTCCCACTCACTCAGTTTCGCGGTCCTGGTCTATGCCAGCTCCTGGCTGAAACTGCACTACCCGGCGGCCTTCCTGGCCGGTCTGCTGCGGTCCCAGCCGATGGGTTTCTACTCCCCGGCGACCCTGACCGGGGATGCCCGCCGGCACGGGGTACGGGTGCTCGGCCCGGATCTGGCGGTCTCCGGTGCCCAGGCCGGGTTGGAGCCGATCGGGGGGGAGGCGATCGGTGGGGGAATGGCGGACTGCCTGCGTGATCACACCCAGGCCGAGGTCGGGCAGTTCGATCCCGATGCTCCGGACCGTACCGACCGGCACCGACGTGATCATGGTCTGGCGGTACGCCTGGGGCTGGCCGAGATCAACCTGATCGGCACCGATCTGGCCGAACGGATCGTCGCCGAACGAGAGGCCGGTGGTGCCTTCGTCAGCATCGCCGAGCTGGCCCGGCGGGTGGGGCTGGATGCCGCACAGTTGGAGGCATTGTCGTTGGCCGGGGCCTTCGATTCGGTGGCGGGTTCTCGGCGGCAGGCCCTGTGGCAGTCGGGATTGGTGGCAGGGACCGGGCCGGGGCAGTTGGAGGTGGACCTGCCGAGCCAGCCGCCGCTGCTGCCCGAACCGACTCCGCTGGAGCTGTTGGGCCACGACCTGCGGGCGACCGGTATCAGCCCGGCTGATCATCCGATGCGGCACTACCGCGCGGAGGTGGCTGCAGCCGGGGTGCTGCCGATCGAGGCGATGTCTGAGGTGGAACCGGGGCGGCGGGTGCTGGTCGCCGGGGTGGTGACCCATCGGCAACGCCCGATGACCGCCGGCGGGATCACCTTCTTGAACATCGAGGACGAGACCGGATTGCTGAACGTGATCGTCACCCAGGGCTGTTGGCGCAAACACCGCAAGGTCGCCCGGACCGCTTCGGCCATGATCATCCGCGGCATCCTGGAACGTTCGGAGCACGGGGTGACCAACCTCTATGCCGACCAGTTGGTCGAGTTGGTGCTGCGGGCCGCAACCCGATCCCGGGACTTCCAGTGA